The genomic window AGTAACGCCGAAAGCCATACCACCTTGCTTTACGTTCGGACAAGAAATGTTCAGTTCGATAGCGGGAATCCTATCCAACTCTGCGATCTTTTCCGCACACTCGACATACGTTTCAACCGAAGACCCACTCACGTTTACGATCATATTCGTATTGATGTCCTTGATCTTCGGATAAATATGCTCAGCGAAATAATCGGCGCCCTTATTCTGAAGCCCCACGGCATTCAACATTCCGGAAGGAGTCTCCGCCATTCTTGGATAATCATTACCTTCACGAGGTTGGATAGTGGTACCTTTCACGAAAATACCCCCCAAACGTGAAATATCCATGAAATCAGCATATTCTATACCATATCCGAACGTGCCGGATGCTGTCATTACCGGATTTTTCAACGGTAAATTCCCAATGTTTACATTTAATTCAGCCATGACAATTTCTCAATATTAAATACGGGACCTTCTGTACATACACACACATTATGACCTTCCTTGTTTTTCTCTACGCAGCACAAACAAGCACCTATGCCACAAGCCATCGTGTTCTCAAGAGAAACCTCGCAAGAAATAGCTTCCGCACCTGCGTATTTCGCTACCGCCACCATCATTGGTTTAGGACCACAAGTATAAATCTGGTCAAATCGGACCTCTTTAAGGATCGTATGGTTAGTCACATACCCTTTCTCGCCTAGCGAACCATCTTCGGTTGTGATATAAACCTTACCAAATCTCTGGAATTCATCTAATTGCAATACATCATCCTTAGAACGAGCTCCAAGTAGAAAAGTAGGCTCAAAACCGGCTTCTTTTAAACAAGCTCCTAGATATAACATCGGAGCGGTTCCAACACCACCACCAATCAGCAAAAGTCTTTTGTTCTCCTGTTCCTTGGAAGGAATTGTAAAACTATTACCCAGTGGTAGCATTATGTTTACAATATCACCGGGACGGAATTCTGCCATTTTTCTCGTGCCATCACCAACAAGTTGAATCAATAACCACAACTCATTTTTAGACTTATCTACATAGTTGACAGAAATCGGACGACGTAAGAATGTTGTAGGAGAGTTTTCTACATGAACCTCTACAAATTGTCCGGGAAGCATCTCTGGAAGATTCCCATCCGAGGTTAACTTTAGCAGGCAATAATTTTTATGAAGGTGACAGTTTTCAGTCACCTTCATGTCTAAGATGTACTTCTTCATATACACGATTACTCAATTTATCCGCAAAGATACATGAATATAACGTATATACCGAACAGTTTACCTTAGTCTTTCTTGTTTTTTTCAGGGACGAAAGTATCAAACGTATTGTCGGAGTAAAATATCATTATTTTACTAACATTTTTAGAAGGCTTTTCTTGGCATATAACTTGCTCTACAACAGGTTGTTTCTGGATGTTTACAGGTGTCTCAACCCCAATTTCCTTGCGATTTTCGGCAACAACTTGTACATTGGGACGATTTTCAAGCATATTTGTAAACAAATTAGGTTCAGTTAACACATGTTCTCGGATCATTTCGCCTTTGCCAAACAATAGCCAGTCAGAATCAACATAAGTGAACCGTTCCAGTATTTTTAGCAGAACATCCAAACTCGGATTATTTCTCCCAGATATAATATGTGACATTGCCGAACGCTGTATACCGATCGATTCGGCAAATTTAGAAGGGGTAAGTCCTTCACGTTCCATTATTTTTAAAATACGATCTC from Parabacteroides distasonis ATCC 8503 includes these protein-coding regions:
- a CDS encoding dihydroorotate dehydrogenase electron transfer subunit; this translates as MKKYILDMKVTENCHLHKNYCLLKLTSDGNLPEMLPGQFVEVHVENSPTTFLRRPISVNYVDKSKNELWLLIQLVGDGTRKMAEFRPGDIVNIMLPLGNSFTIPSKEQENKRLLLIGGGVGTAPMLYLGACLKEAGFEPTFLLGARSKDDVLQLDEFQRFGKVYITTEDGSLGEKGYVTNHTILKEVRFDQIYTCGPKPMMVAVAKYAGAEAISCEVSLENTMACGIGACLCCVEKNKEGHNVCVCTEGPVFNIEKLSWLN
- a CDS encoding helix-turn-helix domain-containing protein — its product is MRDRILKIMEREGLTPSKFAESIGIQRSAMSHIISGRNNPSLDVLLKILERFTYVDSDWLLFGKGEMIREHVLTEPNLFTNMLENRPNVQVVAENRKEIGVETPVNIQKQPVVEQVICQEKPSKNVSKIMIFYSDNTFDTFVPEKNKKD